One Scophthalmus maximus strain ysfricsl-2021 chromosome 1, ASM2237912v1, whole genome shotgun sequence genomic region harbors:
- the LOC118316481 gene encoding carcinoembryonic antigen-related cell adhesion molecule 1, translated as MGSMFLSSAILVLLSSGLCHGAGVLTVDSLRGAAGESVTFTTSVKPGAEPFLALTWSFNVTYNIITSTRADFVGQGYENRIDLDKSTGSLVLRNLTEGDSGEYELIIIPYGGEQIQGTVKLEVLTKVSKPSLACPTGHLIEGKTSVELTCDAGGSVSSRMWMKDGKALVSGDRFSFHDGNRVLSISPVDRRDTGEFFCNVSNDFSFETAKCSLMVYYGPDKPTLVQRPVGAELEESVTLSCSAESLPKATFFWTFRHRRFPGPSYYIDEMDEEHLGKYTCTARNAITGLEASEVHMLRDSSTTISGSKSTMVCTVMTLVGLMLI; from the exons ATGGGATCTATGTTTCTCAGCTCAGCCATACTTGTGCTCCTGTCCTCGG GTCTCTGCCATGGAGCCGGTGTCCTCACTGTTGACTCCCTTCGCGGGGCAGCGGGAGAGAGCGTGACTTTCACTACATCTGTGAAACCGGGAGCTGAACCCTTCCTGGCGCTGACCTGGAGCTTCAATGTCACCTACAACATCATAACTTCGACCAGAGCCGACTTTGTGGGACAGGGCTACGAGAACAGGATCGATCTGGACAAGTCCACTGGGTCTCTGGTGCTGAGAAAtctgacagagggagacagcGGAGAGTATGAATTAATCATCATCCCATACGGAGGAGAGCAGATCCAAGGCACTGTGAAGCTGGAAGTACTGA CCAAAGTGTCAAAGCCCTCTCTAGCCTGCCCCACTGGACACTTAATAGAAGGCAAAACCTCTGTGGAACTAACCTGCGACGCCGGCGGCTCGGTGTCGTCGAGAATGTGGATGAAAGACGGAAAAGCTCTGGTTTCTGGAGACAGATTCAGCTTTCACGACGGCAACAGGGTGTTGTCTATCAGCCCCGTGGACAGGAGAGACACCGGAGAGTTTTTCTGTAATGTCAGCAATGatttcagttttgaaacagcCAAATGCAGCCTTATGGTCTATT ATGGACCTGACAAACCAACGCTCGTTCAGAGGCCAGTAGGAGCAGAACTCGAGGAGAGCGTCACCCTCAGCTGCTCCGCTGAGTCCCTGCCGAAGGCAACTTTCTTCTGGACGTTCAGACACAGGAGGTTTCCCGGGCCCTCGTACTACATCGACGAGATGGACGAGGAGCACCTAGGGAAGTACACCTGCACCGCCCGTAACGCCATCACTGGTCTGGAAGCCTCTGAGGTCCACATGCTGCGTG ACTCATCTACTACCATCAGTGGTTCTAAGTCCACAATGGTCTGCACTGTCATGACCTTGGTGGGACTCATGTTGATCTAA